The Cucumis melo cultivar AY chromosome 6, USDA_Cmelo_AY_1.0, whole genome shotgun sequence genome includes a region encoding these proteins:
- the LOC103491073 gene encoding uncharacterized protein LOC103491073 isoform X4 has product MEAPSFVSKARTAFHSAAAKAERVFLDFKSDPSVPKDLVKPPIDQTSKNPDEIRSHSEPKHSRWRPSNIGTKQDWQDKFKNIRLGKKAAEDTEKVENPTMAVPFYDENLYLLNMKNDIEAKNAEIIPSVESLWTTDTDSIPPLSVIKQLATAVEAAKKSKSMKSLLASSGDSSPAREKSGLSLSSVRALMLREKEEKSSTEFHHDERIQSLICSLFDAEGIFLRRNFGTALEDTIVTSLPKDIHGAPPDSLLVKISEVIGSFRTLRKMALFWCRIVDEMRRFWSEEQYLPGIPIDEIPDLNSCLLYQRLQVINCCVSRKRRHEIATDSIDAAIREASSNAESGTSKVTIPGNTLLYARLNNGELALRLGADCPFGDHKMLETGEAVYSPVTQEGPLLTEDVIKETEEFVLRTGSVGAGCSQLLSDMQAFKAANPGCILEDFVRWHSPPDWTEPEPSNDSIDSPVGSDSRGQLSSRMQKEGNLWLELWETSKPVPAVKQTPLFDEDLVVEGILNDLEDLPPSELFEPLFISLLGLGLIMAEAKLANNNNLSKLFYDCKGYVVATCQSSSWSNKVDDLCQVYETVETMMVNPEEILKAMKQPEESNMTASELKRRFKKLSLNFVGKDGQSRKSSPRNANSDGSPSSPQPFSSFFDSKSSLFAKKPPKPETPSATPVENGWTFV; this is encoded by the exons ATGGAGGCGCCCTCCTTTGTTTCTAAAGCGAGGACTGCCTTTCATTCCGCAGCTGCTAAAGCGGAGCGAGTTTTCTTGGACTTTAAATCCGATCCATCAG TGCCTAAGGATCTGGTGAAACCACCCATCGACCAGACTTCTAAGAACCCAGATGAAATAAGG AGTCACAGTGAACCAAAGCACTCGAGGTGGAGACCGTCAAACATAGGGACAAAACAGGACTGGCAAGATAAGTTCAAAAACATACGACTGGGAAAGAAAGCTGCTGAGGATACTGAAAAAGTTGAAAATCCAACCATGGCTGTACCGTTTTATGATGAGAATTTGTACCTACTGAACATGAAAAATGATATTGAAGCAAAG AATGCAGAAATAATTCCGTCAGTTGAAAGTTTATGGACTACTGACACAGATAGTATTCCTCCCCTTTCAGTTATAAAACAGTTGGCCACAGCTGTTGA GGCTGCGAAGAAATCCAAGTCAATGAAGAGTTTGCTTGCTTCATCCGGAGATTCTTCACCTGCAAGGGAGAAGTCTGGGTTGAGTCTCTCTTCTGTTAGGGCATTAATGCTTCGTGAAAAGGAGGAAAAGAGTTCAACTGAATTTCACCACGATGAGAGAATTCAATCTTTGATTTGTTCACTCTTTGATGCAG AGGGAATTTTTCTAAGAAGGAACTTTGGCACTGCTTTAGAGGACACAATTGTGACATCCCTGCCTAAAGATATTCATGGTGCTCCTCCAGATAGCCTTCTTGTTAAGATTTCTGAAGTTATAGGAAGCTTTAGAACTCTACGGAAAATGGCACTTTTTTGGTGCAGAATTGTTGATGAA ATGAGAAGATTCTGGTCAGAAGAACAATATCTACCTGGCATTCCAATAGATGAAATTCCAGATCTAAATTCATGTCTTCTATATCAGCGATTGCAGGTTATAAATTGTTGTGTCTCCCGCAAAAGACGCCATGAGATAGCAACTGACTCAATAGATGCTGCGATACGGGAAGCAAGTTCAAATGCTGAATCAGGAACATCCAAAGTAACTATTCCTGGCAACACTCTTTTATATGCGAGACTCAATAATGGGGAACTTGCACTTCGACTAGGTGCCGATTGCCCATTTGGTGACCATAAAATGTTGGAAACTGGTGAAGCAGTTTACTCTCCTGTTACACAG GAAGGACCTCTGCTAACAGAAGATGTCATTAAAGAAACAGAGGAGTTTGTTCTTCGAACTGGAAG TGTGGGTGCTGGATGTTCTCAGCTTCTTTCAGACATGCAAGCTTTCAAG GCTGCCAATCCTGGCTGCATCTTGGAAGATTTTGTAAGATGGCACTCCCCTCCTGATTGGACAGAACCTGAACCAAGTAATGATAGTATAGATTCTCCTGTTGGTAGTGATTCCAGAGGACAACTTAGTAGTCGAATGCAAAAAGAAG GTAATTTGTGGCTTGAACTATGGGAAACATCCAAACCAGTGCCTGCTGTTAAACAAACACCACTCTTTGATGAGGATTTGGTTGT GGAAGGTATTCTGAATGATTTGGAGGACTTGCCACCTTCTGAGCTGTTCGAGCCGCTGTTCATTTCTTTA CTTGGTTTAGGATTGATAATGGCCGAGGCCAAGTTggctaataataataatttgtcaAAACTGTTCTATGACTGCAAGGGTTATGTTGTAGCAACTTGTCAAAGCAGCTCTTGGAGCAACAAAGTTGATGATCTTTGTCAG GTCTATGAAACAGTGGAGACAATGATGGTGAATCCAGAGGAAATTCTGAAGGCGATGAAGCAGCCAGAAGAATCTAACATGACAGCCAGTGAGCTGAAACGTCGTTTTAAGAAGCTGAGTCTGAACTTTGTAGGCAAGGATGGACAGTCAAGAAAATCTTCTCCAAGAAATGCAAATTCGGACGGAAGTCCCTCCTCACCGCAACCATTCTCGTCATTCTTTGATAGCAAATCATCTTTATTTGCAAAGAAGCCTCCTAAGCCAGAAACTCCATCTGCCACTCCTGTTGAAAATGGTTGGACATTTGTTTAG
- the LOC127149793 gene encoding glycine-rich protein 5-like, whose protein sequence is MASKIVFLVFLGAFLFTTSGARKLSTASFQDEKFFHRPRYGGGGLGGGGGGGFGGGGGGGLGGGSGGGFGGGSGFGGGVGGGAGGGGGGGFGGGGGGGLGGGSGFGGGAGFGGGSGGGGGLGGGGGAGGGGGFGGGGGGGLGGGAGGGFGSGAGTGGGFP, encoded by the coding sequence ATGGCTTCCAAGATTGTCTTTCTTGTGTTTCTTGGTGCTTTTCTCTTCACCACTTCTGGGGCTCGCAAGTTGAGTACTGCCTCTTTTCAAGATGAGAAGTTCTTCCACCGTCCCAGATATGGAGGTGGGGGATTGGGCGGAGGCGGTGGTGGAGGGTTCGGTGGAGGCGGAGGCGGAGGGTTAGGTGGTGGTTCGGGAGGTGGTTTTGGTGGAGGATCTGGATTTGGTGGCGGTGTTGGTGGTGGAgctggtggtggtggtggaggAGGATTTGGTGGTGGAGGTGGTGGTGGACTAGGCGGAGGGAGTGGTTTTGGAGGTGGAGCAGGGTTCGGAGGAGGCTCCGGTGGAGGAGGAGGActtggtggtggtggtggtgctGGCGGTGGAGGAGGGTTTGGTGGCGGAGGTGGAGGTGGACTTGGGGGCGGAGCAGGCGGAGGGTTCGGCAGTGGCGCCGGTACAGGAGGTGGATTCCCTTGA
- the LOC103491073 gene encoding uncharacterized protein LOC103491073 isoform X1, which translates to MEAPSFVSKARTAFHSAAAKAERVFLDFKSDPSDFDKQVPKDLVKPPIDQTSKNPDEIRSHSEPKHSRWRPSNIGTKQDWQDKFKNIRLGKKAAEDTEKVENPTMAVPFYDENLYLLNMKNDIEAKNAEIIPSVESLWTTDTDSIPPLSVIKQLATAVEAAKKSKSMKSLLASSGDSSPAREKSGLSLSSVRALMLREKEEKSSTEFHHDERIQSLICSLFDAGTCTFQICAEGIFLRRNFGTALEDTIVTSLPKDIHGAPPDSLLVKISEVIGSFRTLRKMALFWCRIVDEMRRFWSEEQYLPGIPIDEIPDLNSCLLYQRLQVINCCVSRKRRHEIATDSIDAAIREASSNAESGTSKVTIPGNTLLYARLNNGELALRLGADCPFGDHKMLETGEAVYSPVTQEGPLLTEDVIKETEEFVLRTGSVGAGCSQLLSDMQAFKAANPGCILEDFVRWHSPPDWTEPEPSNDSIDSPVGSDSRGQLSSRMQKEGNLWLELWETSKPVPAVKQTPLFDEDLVVEGILNDLEDLPPSELFEPLFISLLGLGLIMAEAKLANNNNLSKLFYDCKGYVVATCQSSSWSNKVDDLCQVYETVETMMVNPEEILKAMKQPEESNMTASELKRRFKKLSLNFVGKDGQSRKSSPRNANSDGSPSSPQPFSSFFDSKSSLFAKKPPKPETPSATPVENGWTFV; encoded by the exons ATGGAGGCGCCCTCCTTTGTTTCTAAAGCGAGGACTGCCTTTCATTCCGCAGCTGCTAAAGCGGAGCGAGTTTTCTTGGACTTTAAATCCGATCCATCAG ATTTTGATAAACAAGTGCCTAAGGATCTGGTGAAACCACCCATCGACCAGACTTCTAAGAACCCAGATGAAATAAGG AGTCACAGTGAACCAAAGCACTCGAGGTGGAGACCGTCAAACATAGGGACAAAACAGGACTGGCAAGATAAGTTCAAAAACATACGACTGGGAAAGAAAGCTGCTGAGGATACTGAAAAAGTTGAAAATCCAACCATGGCTGTACCGTTTTATGATGAGAATTTGTACCTACTGAACATGAAAAATGATATTGAAGCAAAG AATGCAGAAATAATTCCGTCAGTTGAAAGTTTATGGACTACTGACACAGATAGTATTCCTCCCCTTTCAGTTATAAAACAGTTGGCCACAGCTGTTGA GGCTGCGAAGAAATCCAAGTCAATGAAGAGTTTGCTTGCTTCATCCGGAGATTCTTCACCTGCAAGGGAGAAGTCTGGGTTGAGTCTCTCTTCTGTTAGGGCATTAATGCTTCGTGAAAAGGAGGAAAAGAGTTCAACTGAATTTCACCACGATGAGAGAATTCAATCTTTGATTTGTTCACTCTTTGATGCAGGTACATGCACATTCCAG ATATGCGCAGAGGGAATTTTTCTAAGAAGGAACTTTGGCACTGCTTTAGAGGACACAATTGTGACATCCCTGCCTAAAGATATTCATGGTGCTCCTCCAGATAGCCTTCTTGTTAAGATTTCTGAAGTTATAGGAAGCTTTAGAACTCTACGGAAAATGGCACTTTTTTGGTGCAGAATTGTTGATGAA ATGAGAAGATTCTGGTCAGAAGAACAATATCTACCTGGCATTCCAATAGATGAAATTCCAGATCTAAATTCATGTCTTCTATATCAGCGATTGCAGGTTATAAATTGTTGTGTCTCCCGCAAAAGACGCCATGAGATAGCAACTGACTCAATAGATGCTGCGATACGGGAAGCAAGTTCAAATGCTGAATCAGGAACATCCAAAGTAACTATTCCTGGCAACACTCTTTTATATGCGAGACTCAATAATGGGGAACTTGCACTTCGACTAGGTGCCGATTGCCCATTTGGTGACCATAAAATGTTGGAAACTGGTGAAGCAGTTTACTCTCCTGTTACACAG GAAGGACCTCTGCTAACAGAAGATGTCATTAAAGAAACAGAGGAGTTTGTTCTTCGAACTGGAAG TGTGGGTGCTGGATGTTCTCAGCTTCTTTCAGACATGCAAGCTTTCAAG GCTGCCAATCCTGGCTGCATCTTGGAAGATTTTGTAAGATGGCACTCCCCTCCTGATTGGACAGAACCTGAACCAAGTAATGATAGTATAGATTCTCCTGTTGGTAGTGATTCCAGAGGACAACTTAGTAGTCGAATGCAAAAAGAAG GTAATTTGTGGCTTGAACTATGGGAAACATCCAAACCAGTGCCTGCTGTTAAACAAACACCACTCTTTGATGAGGATTTGGTTGT GGAAGGTATTCTGAATGATTTGGAGGACTTGCCACCTTCTGAGCTGTTCGAGCCGCTGTTCATTTCTTTA CTTGGTTTAGGATTGATAATGGCCGAGGCCAAGTTggctaataataataatttgtcaAAACTGTTCTATGACTGCAAGGGTTATGTTGTAGCAACTTGTCAAAGCAGCTCTTGGAGCAACAAAGTTGATGATCTTTGTCAG GTCTATGAAACAGTGGAGACAATGATGGTGAATCCAGAGGAAATTCTGAAGGCGATGAAGCAGCCAGAAGAATCTAACATGACAGCCAGTGAGCTGAAACGTCGTTTTAAGAAGCTGAGTCTGAACTTTGTAGGCAAGGATGGACAGTCAAGAAAATCTTCTCCAAGAAATGCAAATTCGGACGGAAGTCCCTCCTCACCGCAACCATTCTCGTCATTCTTTGATAGCAAATCATCTTTATTTGCAAAGAAGCCTCCTAAGCCAGAAACTCCATCTGCCACTCCTGTTGAAAATGGTTGGACATTTGTTTAG
- the LOC103491073 gene encoding uncharacterized protein LOC103491073 isoform X2: MEAPSFVSKARTAFHSAAAKAERVFLDFKSDPSVPKDLVKPPIDQTSKNPDEIRSHSEPKHSRWRPSNIGTKQDWQDKFKNIRLGKKAAEDTEKVENPTMAVPFYDENLYLLNMKNDIEAKNAEIIPSVESLWTTDTDSIPPLSVIKQLATAVEAAKKSKSMKSLLASSGDSSPAREKSGLSLSSVRALMLREKEEKSSTEFHHDERIQSLICSLFDAGTCTFQICAEGIFLRRNFGTALEDTIVTSLPKDIHGAPPDSLLVKISEVIGSFRTLRKMALFWCRIVDEMRRFWSEEQYLPGIPIDEIPDLNSCLLYQRLQVINCCVSRKRRHEIATDSIDAAIREASSNAESGTSKVTIPGNTLLYARLNNGELALRLGADCPFGDHKMLETGEAVYSPVTQEGPLLTEDVIKETEEFVLRTGSVGAGCSQLLSDMQAFKAANPGCILEDFVRWHSPPDWTEPEPSNDSIDSPVGSDSRGQLSSRMQKEGNLWLELWETSKPVPAVKQTPLFDEDLVVEGILNDLEDLPPSELFEPLFISLLGLGLIMAEAKLANNNNLSKLFYDCKGYVVATCQSSSWSNKVDDLCQVYETVETMMVNPEEILKAMKQPEESNMTASELKRRFKKLSLNFVGKDGQSRKSSPRNANSDGSPSSPQPFSSFFDSKSSLFAKKPPKPETPSATPVENGWTFV, translated from the exons ATGGAGGCGCCCTCCTTTGTTTCTAAAGCGAGGACTGCCTTTCATTCCGCAGCTGCTAAAGCGGAGCGAGTTTTCTTGGACTTTAAATCCGATCCATCAG TGCCTAAGGATCTGGTGAAACCACCCATCGACCAGACTTCTAAGAACCCAGATGAAATAAGG AGTCACAGTGAACCAAAGCACTCGAGGTGGAGACCGTCAAACATAGGGACAAAACAGGACTGGCAAGATAAGTTCAAAAACATACGACTGGGAAAGAAAGCTGCTGAGGATACTGAAAAAGTTGAAAATCCAACCATGGCTGTACCGTTTTATGATGAGAATTTGTACCTACTGAACATGAAAAATGATATTGAAGCAAAG AATGCAGAAATAATTCCGTCAGTTGAAAGTTTATGGACTACTGACACAGATAGTATTCCTCCCCTTTCAGTTATAAAACAGTTGGCCACAGCTGTTGA GGCTGCGAAGAAATCCAAGTCAATGAAGAGTTTGCTTGCTTCATCCGGAGATTCTTCACCTGCAAGGGAGAAGTCTGGGTTGAGTCTCTCTTCTGTTAGGGCATTAATGCTTCGTGAAAAGGAGGAAAAGAGTTCAACTGAATTTCACCACGATGAGAGAATTCAATCTTTGATTTGTTCACTCTTTGATGCAGGTACATGCACATTCCAG ATATGCGCAGAGGGAATTTTTCTAAGAAGGAACTTTGGCACTGCTTTAGAGGACACAATTGTGACATCCCTGCCTAAAGATATTCATGGTGCTCCTCCAGATAGCCTTCTTGTTAAGATTTCTGAAGTTATAGGAAGCTTTAGAACTCTACGGAAAATGGCACTTTTTTGGTGCAGAATTGTTGATGAA ATGAGAAGATTCTGGTCAGAAGAACAATATCTACCTGGCATTCCAATAGATGAAATTCCAGATCTAAATTCATGTCTTCTATATCAGCGATTGCAGGTTATAAATTGTTGTGTCTCCCGCAAAAGACGCCATGAGATAGCAACTGACTCAATAGATGCTGCGATACGGGAAGCAAGTTCAAATGCTGAATCAGGAACATCCAAAGTAACTATTCCTGGCAACACTCTTTTATATGCGAGACTCAATAATGGGGAACTTGCACTTCGACTAGGTGCCGATTGCCCATTTGGTGACCATAAAATGTTGGAAACTGGTGAAGCAGTTTACTCTCCTGTTACACAG GAAGGACCTCTGCTAACAGAAGATGTCATTAAAGAAACAGAGGAGTTTGTTCTTCGAACTGGAAG TGTGGGTGCTGGATGTTCTCAGCTTCTTTCAGACATGCAAGCTTTCAAG GCTGCCAATCCTGGCTGCATCTTGGAAGATTTTGTAAGATGGCACTCCCCTCCTGATTGGACAGAACCTGAACCAAGTAATGATAGTATAGATTCTCCTGTTGGTAGTGATTCCAGAGGACAACTTAGTAGTCGAATGCAAAAAGAAG GTAATTTGTGGCTTGAACTATGGGAAACATCCAAACCAGTGCCTGCTGTTAAACAAACACCACTCTTTGATGAGGATTTGGTTGT GGAAGGTATTCTGAATGATTTGGAGGACTTGCCACCTTCTGAGCTGTTCGAGCCGCTGTTCATTTCTTTA CTTGGTTTAGGATTGATAATGGCCGAGGCCAAGTTggctaataataataatttgtcaAAACTGTTCTATGACTGCAAGGGTTATGTTGTAGCAACTTGTCAAAGCAGCTCTTGGAGCAACAAAGTTGATGATCTTTGTCAG GTCTATGAAACAGTGGAGACAATGATGGTGAATCCAGAGGAAATTCTGAAGGCGATGAAGCAGCCAGAAGAATCTAACATGACAGCCAGTGAGCTGAAACGTCGTTTTAAGAAGCTGAGTCTGAACTTTGTAGGCAAGGATGGACAGTCAAGAAAATCTTCTCCAAGAAATGCAAATTCGGACGGAAGTCCCTCCTCACCGCAACCATTCTCGTCATTCTTTGATAGCAAATCATCTTTATTTGCAAAGAAGCCTCCTAAGCCAGAAACTCCATCTGCCACTCCTGTTGAAAATGGTTGGACATTTGTTTAG
- the LOC103491073 gene encoding uncharacterized protein LOC103491073 isoform X3 codes for MEAPSFVSKARTAFHSAAAKAERVFLDFKSDPSDFDKQVPKDLVKPPIDQTSKNPDEIRSHSEPKHSRWRPSNIGTKQDWQDKFKNIRLGKKAAEDTEKVENPTMAVPFYDENLYLLNMKNDIEAKNAEIIPSVESLWTTDTDSIPPLSVIKQLATAVEAAKKSKSMKSLLASSGDSSPAREKSGLSLSSVRALMLREKEEKSSTEFHHDERIQSLICSLFDAEGIFLRRNFGTALEDTIVTSLPKDIHGAPPDSLLVKISEVIGSFRTLRKMALFWCRIVDEMRRFWSEEQYLPGIPIDEIPDLNSCLLYQRLQVINCCVSRKRRHEIATDSIDAAIREASSNAESGTSKVTIPGNTLLYARLNNGELALRLGADCPFGDHKMLETGEAVYSPVTQEGPLLTEDVIKETEEFVLRTGSVGAGCSQLLSDMQAFKAANPGCILEDFVRWHSPPDWTEPEPSNDSIDSPVGSDSRGQLSSRMQKEGNLWLELWETSKPVPAVKQTPLFDEDLVVEGILNDLEDLPPSELFEPLFISLLGLGLIMAEAKLANNNNLSKLFYDCKGYVVATCQSSSWSNKVDDLCQVYETVETMMVNPEEILKAMKQPEESNMTASELKRRFKKLSLNFVGKDGQSRKSSPRNANSDGSPSSPQPFSSFFDSKSSLFAKKPPKPETPSATPVENGWTFV; via the exons ATGGAGGCGCCCTCCTTTGTTTCTAAAGCGAGGACTGCCTTTCATTCCGCAGCTGCTAAAGCGGAGCGAGTTTTCTTGGACTTTAAATCCGATCCATCAG ATTTTGATAAACAAGTGCCTAAGGATCTGGTGAAACCACCCATCGACCAGACTTCTAAGAACCCAGATGAAATAAGG AGTCACAGTGAACCAAAGCACTCGAGGTGGAGACCGTCAAACATAGGGACAAAACAGGACTGGCAAGATAAGTTCAAAAACATACGACTGGGAAAGAAAGCTGCTGAGGATACTGAAAAAGTTGAAAATCCAACCATGGCTGTACCGTTTTATGATGAGAATTTGTACCTACTGAACATGAAAAATGATATTGAAGCAAAG AATGCAGAAATAATTCCGTCAGTTGAAAGTTTATGGACTACTGACACAGATAGTATTCCTCCCCTTTCAGTTATAAAACAGTTGGCCACAGCTGTTGA GGCTGCGAAGAAATCCAAGTCAATGAAGAGTTTGCTTGCTTCATCCGGAGATTCTTCACCTGCAAGGGAGAAGTCTGGGTTGAGTCTCTCTTCTGTTAGGGCATTAATGCTTCGTGAAAAGGAGGAAAAGAGTTCAACTGAATTTCACCACGATGAGAGAATTCAATCTTTGATTTGTTCACTCTTTGATGCAG AGGGAATTTTTCTAAGAAGGAACTTTGGCACTGCTTTAGAGGACACAATTGTGACATCCCTGCCTAAAGATATTCATGGTGCTCCTCCAGATAGCCTTCTTGTTAAGATTTCTGAAGTTATAGGAAGCTTTAGAACTCTACGGAAAATGGCACTTTTTTGGTGCAGAATTGTTGATGAA ATGAGAAGATTCTGGTCAGAAGAACAATATCTACCTGGCATTCCAATAGATGAAATTCCAGATCTAAATTCATGTCTTCTATATCAGCGATTGCAGGTTATAAATTGTTGTGTCTCCCGCAAAAGACGCCATGAGATAGCAACTGACTCAATAGATGCTGCGATACGGGAAGCAAGTTCAAATGCTGAATCAGGAACATCCAAAGTAACTATTCCTGGCAACACTCTTTTATATGCGAGACTCAATAATGGGGAACTTGCACTTCGACTAGGTGCCGATTGCCCATTTGGTGACCATAAAATGTTGGAAACTGGTGAAGCAGTTTACTCTCCTGTTACACAG GAAGGACCTCTGCTAACAGAAGATGTCATTAAAGAAACAGAGGAGTTTGTTCTTCGAACTGGAAG TGTGGGTGCTGGATGTTCTCAGCTTCTTTCAGACATGCAAGCTTTCAAG GCTGCCAATCCTGGCTGCATCTTGGAAGATTTTGTAAGATGGCACTCCCCTCCTGATTGGACAGAACCTGAACCAAGTAATGATAGTATAGATTCTCCTGTTGGTAGTGATTCCAGAGGACAACTTAGTAGTCGAATGCAAAAAGAAG GTAATTTGTGGCTTGAACTATGGGAAACATCCAAACCAGTGCCTGCTGTTAAACAAACACCACTCTTTGATGAGGATTTGGTTGT GGAAGGTATTCTGAATGATTTGGAGGACTTGCCACCTTCTGAGCTGTTCGAGCCGCTGTTCATTTCTTTA CTTGGTTTAGGATTGATAATGGCCGAGGCCAAGTTggctaataataataatttgtcaAAACTGTTCTATGACTGCAAGGGTTATGTTGTAGCAACTTGTCAAAGCAGCTCTTGGAGCAACAAAGTTGATGATCTTTGTCAG GTCTATGAAACAGTGGAGACAATGATGGTGAATCCAGAGGAAATTCTGAAGGCGATGAAGCAGCCAGAAGAATCTAACATGACAGCCAGTGAGCTGAAACGTCGTTTTAAGAAGCTGAGTCTGAACTTTGTAGGCAAGGATGGACAGTCAAGAAAATCTTCTCCAAGAAATGCAAATTCGGACGGAAGTCCCTCCTCACCGCAACCATTCTCGTCATTCTTTGATAGCAAATCATCTTTATTTGCAAAGAAGCCTCCTAAGCCAGAAACTCCATCTGCCACTCCTGTTGAAAATGGTTGGACATTTGTTTAG
- the LOC127149792 gene encoding glycine-rich protein 5-like — protein sequence MASKIVFLVFLGAFLFSTSGARKLSTASFKDEKFFHRPRFGGGGLGGGGGGGFGGGGGGGLGGGSGGGFGGGSGFGGGVGGGAGGGGGFGGGGGGGIGGGSGFGGGAGFGGGSGGGGGLGGGAGGGGGFGGGGGGGLGGGAGGGFGGGAGAGGGYP from the coding sequence ATGGCTTCTAAGATTGTCTTTCTGGTGTTTCTTGGTGCTTTTCTCTTCAGCACTTCCGGAGCTCGCAAGTTGAGTACTGCCTCTTTTAAAGATGAGAAGTTCTTCCACCGTCCCAGATTTGGAGGTGGTGGACTGGGTGGAGGAGGTGGTGGAGGGTTCGGTGGAGGTGGAGGCGGAGGATTAGGTGGTGGTTCGGGAGGTGGTTTTGGTGGAGGATCTGGATTTGGTGGCGGTGTTGGTGGTGGAGCTGGTGGTGGAGGAGGGTTTGGTGGCGGAGGTGGTGGTGGAATAGGCGGAGGGAGTGGTTTTGGAGGTGGAGCAGGTTTCGGAGGAGGCTCCGGTGGAGGAGGAGGACTTGGTGGTGGTGCTGGCGGTGGAGGAGGGTTTGGTGGCGGAGGTGGAGGTGGACTTGGGGGCGGAGCAGGCGGAGGGTTTGGTGGTGGTGCCGGTGCAGGAGGTGGATACCCTTGA